A DNA window from Streptomyces sp. CA-278952 contains the following coding sequences:
- the nudC gene encoding NAD(+) diphosphatase, whose product MSTFDNATADRPIGLTAPSGIDRAAHHRLDEAWLAVAWSHPTTRVFVVSGGQVLIDDTPDGGTEIVMTQAFEAPVTETHRYFLGTDENGVSYFALQKDSLPGRMDQSARPAGLREAGLLLGPRDAGLMAHAVALENWQRLHRFCSRCGERTVIAAAGHIRRCQACGAEHYPRTDPAVIMLVTDDQDRALLGRQVHWPEGRFSTLAGFVEPGESIEQSVAREVYEEAGVTVGEVEYIASQPWPFPSSLMLGFMARATTFDITVDGEEIEEARWFSREDLTAAFESGEVMPPFGISIAARLIELWYGKPLPRPGSAKRTD is encoded by the coding sequence GTGAGCACCTTCGACAACGCCACCGCAGACCGCCCGATCGGCCTCACCGCGCCGAGCGGCATCGACCGCGCGGCACACCACCGCCTCGACGAGGCGTGGCTGGCCGTGGCGTGGAGCCACCCGACGACCCGCGTCTTCGTCGTCTCCGGCGGGCAGGTGCTGATCGACGACACCCCCGACGGGGGCACCGAGATCGTCATGACCCAGGCCTTCGAGGCCCCGGTCACCGAGACCCACCGGTATTTCCTCGGCACCGACGAGAACGGCGTCAGCTACTTCGCGCTCCAGAAGGACTCGCTGCCCGGCCGCATGGACCAGTCGGCCCGGCCCGCGGGGCTCCGCGAGGCGGGACTGCTCCTCGGCCCCCGCGACGCGGGCCTGATGGCGCACGCCGTCGCCCTGGAGAACTGGCAGCGGCTGCACCGCTTCTGCTCCCGCTGCGGCGAGCGCACCGTCATCGCGGCGGCCGGCCACATCCGCCGTTGCCAGGCGTGCGGCGCCGAGCACTACCCGCGCACCGACCCGGCGGTCATCATGCTGGTCACCGACGACCAGGACCGGGCCCTGCTGGGCCGCCAGGTGCACTGGCCGGAGGGCCGCTTCTCCACCCTCGCCGGGTTCGTCGAGCCGGGGGAGTCGATCGAACAGTCCGTGGCCCGCGAGGTCTACGAGGAGGCCGGGGTCACCGTCGGCGAGGTCGAGTACATCGCCAGCCAGCCGTGGCCGTTCCCCTCCAGCCTGATGCTCGGCTTCATGGCGCGGGCGACCACCTTCGACATCACCGTCGACGGCGAGGAGATCGAGGAGGCCCGGTGGTTCTCCCGCGAAGACCTCACCGCCGCGTTCGAGTCCGGCGAGGTCATGCCCCCGTTCGGCATCTCGATCGCGGCCCGCCTGATCGAGCTCTGGTACGGCAAGCCGCTCCCGAGGCCCGGCAGCGCGAAGCGGACCGACTGA
- a CDS encoding glutaredoxin domain-containing protein, with protein sequence MAGTVTMYSTTWCGYCRRLKSQMDREGIAYNEVNIEHDPESAAFVEKANGGNQTVPTLLIVAPSGTESVMTNPSLAQVKQALAA encoded by the coding sequence ATGGCGGGCACTGTGACGATGTACAGCACCACCTGGTGCGGCTACTGCCGTCGGCTGAAGAGCCAGATGGACCGCGAGGGCATCGCGTACAACGAGGTCAACATCGAGCACGACCCGGAGTCGGCCGCGTTCGTCGAGAAGGCGAATGGCGGAAACCAGACGGTCCCCACGCTGCTGATCGTGGCCCCCTCGGGCACCGAGTCGGTCATGACGAACCCGTCCCTCGCCCAGGTGAAGCAGGCGCTCGCCGCCTGA